The following coding sequences are from one Leishmania major strain Friedlin complete genome, chromosome 36 window:
- the EF2-1 gene encoding elongation factor 2, with protein MVNFTVDQVRELMDYPDQIRNMSVIAHVDHGKSTLSDSLVGAAGIIKMEEAGDKRIMDTRADEIARGITIKSTAISMHYHVPKEMIGDLDDDKRDFLINLIDSPGHVDFSSEVTAALRVTDGALVVVDCVEGVCVQTETVLRQALTERIRPVVFINKVDRAILELQLDPEEAYQGFVKTLQNVNVVVATYNDPSMGDVQVSPEKGTVAIGSGLQAWAFSLTRFANMYAAKFGVDELKMRERLWGDNFFDAKNKKWIKQETNADGERVRRAFCQFCLDPIYQIFDAVMNEKKDKVDKMLKSLHVTLTAEEREQVPKKLLKTVMMKFLPAAETLLQMIVAHLPSPKKAQAYRAEMLYSGEASPEDKYFMGIKNCDPAAPLMLYISKMVPTADRGRFFAFGRIFSGKVRSGQKVRIMGNNYVYGKKQDLYEDKPVQRSVLMMGRYQEAVEDMPCGNVVGLVGVDKYIVKSATITDDGESPHPLRDMKYSVSPVVRVAVEAKNPSDLPKLVEGLKRLAKSDPLVVCSIEESGEHIVAGAGELHLEICLKDLQEDFMNGAPLKISEPVVSFRETVTDVSSQQCLSKSANKHNRLFCRGAPLTEELALAMEEGTAGPEADPKVRARFLADNYEWDVQEARKIWCYGPDNRGPNVVVDVTKGVQNMAEMKDSFVAAWQWATREGVLCDENMRGVRVNVEDVTMHADAIHRGGGQIIPTARRVFYACCLTASPRLMEPMFVVDIQTVEHAMGGIYGVLTRRRGVIIGEENRPGTPIYNVRAYLPVAESFGFTADLRAGTGGQAFPQCVFDHWQEYPGDPLEPKSLANTTTLGIRTRKGLKPDIPGLDQFMDKL; from the coding sequence ATGGTGAACTTTACCGTCGATCAGGTCCGCGAGCTGATGGACTATCCGGACCAGATCCGGAACATGTCCGTGATTGCTCACGTCGACCACGGCAAGTCGACGCTGTCCGACTCTCTCGTTGGTGCTGCCGGCATCATCAagatggaggaggctggcGATAAGCGGATCATGGATACACGCGCGGATGAGATCGCGCGTGGTATCACGATCAAGTCCACCGCCATCTCCATGCACTACCACGTGCCGAAGGAGATGATCGGCGATCTGGATGACGACAAGCGCGACTTCCTGATCAACCTGATCGACTCCCCCGGACACGTCGACTTCAGCTCCGAGGTGACTGCCGCTCTTCGTGTGACGGACGGCGCGCTGGTCGTGGTGGACTGCGTggagggcgtgtgcgtgcagacggagacggtgctgcgccaggcgctgacggagcgcATCCGCCCTGTTGTGTTCATCAACAAGGTGGACCGCGCCATCCTTGAGCTCCAACTGGACCCCGAGGAGGCGTACCAGGGCTTCGTGAAGACGCTGCAGAACGTGAACGTGGTGGTTGCCACGTACAATGACCCCAGCATGGGCGACGTGCAGGTGTCCCCCGAGAAGGGCACTGTGGCGATCGGCTCTGGCCTGCAGGCGTGGGCGTTCTCGCTGACCCGCTTTGCGAACATGTATGCGGCGAAGTTCGGCGTGGACGAGCTGAAGATGCGCGAGCGCCTGTGGGGCGACAACTTCTTTGACGCGAAGAACAAGAAGTGGATCAAGCAGGAGACGAACGCCGATggcgagcgcgtgcgccgcgcgtTCTGCCAGTTCTGCCTAGACCCCATCTACCAGATCTTCGACGCTGTGATGAACGAGAAGAAGGACAAGGTGGACAAGATGCTCAAGTCGCTGCACGTGACGCTGACGGCTGAGGAGCGCGAGCAGGTGCCGAAGAAGCTTCTGAAGACGGTGATGATGAAGTTCCTGCCGGCTGCTGAGACGCTGCTACAGATGATCGTGGCGCACCTGCCGTCGCCCAAGAAGGCGCAGGCGTACCGTGCGGAGATGCTGTACTCTGGCGAGGCGTCGCCGGAGGACAAGTACTTCATGGGTATCAAGAACTGCGAccccgctgcgccgctcatGCTGTACATCAGCAAGATGGTGCCGACGGCCGACCGCGGCCGCTTCTTCGCCTTTGGCCGCATCTTCTCCGGTAAGGTGCGCAGCGGCCAGAAGGTGCGCATCATGGGTAACAACTACGTCTACGGCAAGAAGCAGGACCTGTACGAGGACAAGCCTGTGCAGCGCTCCGTGCTGATGATGGGCCGCTACCAGGAGGCCGTGGAGGACATGCCGTGCGGTAACGTGGTGGGCCTTGTGGGCGTGGACAAGTACATCGTGAAGTCCGCGACGATCACGGACGATGGCGAGAGCCCGCACCCGCTGCGCGACATGAAGTACTCTGTGTCGCCCGTCGTGCGTGTGgccgtggaggcgaagaaCCCGTCCGACCTGCCGAAGCTTGTGGAGGGCCTGAAGCGCCTTGCCAAGTCCGACCCGCTGGTGGTGTGCAGCATTGAGGAGTCTGGCGAGCACATTGttgccggcgctggcgagctTCACCTTGAGATTTGCCTGAAGGATCTCCAGGAGGACTTCATGAACGGCGCGCCGCTGAAGATCTCCGAGCCGGTGGTGTCGTTCCGCGAGACGGTGACGGATGTGTCGTCGCAGCAGTGCCTGTCGAAGTCTGCGAACAAGCACAACCGTCTCTTCtgccgcggtgcgccgctgacagaggagctggcgctggcgatggaggagggcacCGCTGGTCCCGAGGCGGATCCgaaggtgcgcgcgcgcttcctTGCCGACAACTACGAGTGGGACGTGCAGGAGGCCCGCAAGATCTGGTGCTACGGCCCGGACAACCGCGGCCCGAACGTGGTCGTGGATGTGACGAAGGGTGTCCAGAACATGGCTGAGATGAAGGACTCCTTTGTTGCGGCGTGGCAGTGGGCGACCCGCGAGGGTGTGCTGTGCGACGAGAACAtgcgcggcgtgcgcgtgaaCGTGGAGGATGTGACGATGCACGCGGATGCCATTcaccgtggtggtggccagATCATCccgacggcgcgccgcgtGTTCTACGCGTGCTGcctgacggcgtcgccgcgcctgATGGAGCCGATGTTCGTGGTGGACATCCAGACCGTGGAGCACGCCATGGGCGGCATCTACGGTGTGCTGacccgccgccgtggcgtgATCATTGGCGAGGAGAACCGCCCCGGCACGCCCATCTACAACGTGCGCGCGTACCTGCCGGTTGCGGAGTCGTTCGGCTTCACTGCCGACCTGCGCGCTGGAACTGGCGGCCAGGCCTTCCCGCAGTGTGTGTTCGACCACTGGCAGGAGTACCCCGGTGACCCGCTGGAGCCGAAGTCGCTGGCCAACACGACGACGCTTGGCATCCGCACGCGCAAGGGCCTGAAGCCGGATATCCCCGGCCTGGACCAGTTCATGGATAAGTTGTAA
- a CDS encoding putative SET domain protein, which yields MSISQRVAVVHDAATTPEQLAAFQRECPNSCDFFPVKDAAQLQCVVQHIHAASPSVYGAVANLYTDRSGDANGGVTSALATLFFQHASLSYTGCRAATLSYPFDVLLMMLFYAGVPLPPFALVDSVEAARRAAHRLKAPVQIRNTCGLLGLCRNCCTVQDAMEETLISAFHEHGKIVAWEVNASKAHAVRVLVAGGSVKGAAAAIPVESCAAAPLWAADAEEAAQRFGAAVSRYVLYDCGVASLTLNTLKENPGKWCFEDLVLNPALPHLVLQEAAPNLLSGAPTAAELVASLLEEARKLHPTPTFELKLHEDTRKGYHLCATKALRKGDVVFEDECRSFAVVTRPHVERHWDGPLKKTFTEYAWPLDSEGHVYAIWEEDPQRWRPINHSCDPNCIFAAPHSLNVIAARDIAAGEDLSMDYATFCDGTMKPFECLCGAACCRGVISADACSLAKYGGHSWLRRVPSAVKPLLP from the coding sequence ATGTCCATCAGCCAGCGCGTTGCCGTCGTGCATGATGCCGCTACCACGCCTGAGCAGCTGGCTGCATTTCAGCGCGAGTGCCCCAACTCGTGTGATTTCTTTCCTGTGAAGGATGCTGCTCAGCTGCAGTGCGTTGTGCAGCACATCCACGCTGCGAGTCCGTCCGTGTACGGGGCCGTGGCCAACCTCTACACTGACAGGTCGGGCGACGCCAACGGTGGCGTCACATCCGCACTCGCCACTCTCTTCTTTCAGCACGCGTCGCTGTCCTACACGGGGTGCCGTGCTGCAACGCTCAGCTACCCGTTCGACGTGCTTCTCATGATGCTCTTCTACGCaggtgtgccgctgccgccgtttgCACTTGTCGATTctgtggaggcggcgaggcgcgccgcgcaccgGCTGAAGGCCCCGGTACAGATCCGCAATACATGCGGGCTGCTTGGACTGTGCCGCAACTGCTGCACGGTTCAGGATGCCATGGAGGAGACCCTGATAAGCGCCTTTCATGAGCATGGAAAGATCGTTGCGTGGGAGGTGAACGCGTCAAAGGCGCAtgcggtgcgcgtgctcgtcgctggcggctccgtgaagggggcggcggccgccattCCTGTTGAGtcatgcgcggcggcgccgttgtgGGCTGCCGATGCGGAggaagccgcgcagcgtTTTGGGGCGGCGGTCAGTCGGTACGTCTTGTATGACTGTGGCGTCGCGTCTTTGACGCTCAACACATTGAAAGAGAATCCCGGCAAGTGGTGCTTCGAAGATCTTGTGCTGAATCCAGCCCTGCCTCACCTCGTGCTGCAGGAGGCCGCGCCAAACTTGCTGTCGggggcgccgacggcggcagagctggTCGCCTCGCTGCTGGAAGAGGCGCGAAAGCTCCACCCCACTCCCACCTTTGAACTCAAACTGCACGAGGACACCCGCAAAGGGTACCACCTGTGTGCCACCAAAGCCCTTCGCAAGGGTGACGTGGTGTTCGAGGATGAGTGCCGCAGCTTTGCGGTGGTGACTCGCCCGCACGTGGAGCGACACTGGGATGGCCCGCTCAAGAAGACCTTCACCGAGTACGCGTGGCCGCTGGACTCCGAGGGCCACGTGTACGCCATCTGGGAGGAGGacccgcagcggtggcggcccaTCAATCATTCGTGCGACCCGAACTGCATCTTTGCCGCACCGCACTCCCTTAATGTCATCGCGGCGCGCGATATTGCGGCCGGCGAGGACTTAAGCATGGACTACGCCACCTTTTGCGACGGAACGATGAAGCCGTTCGAGTGCCTGTGCGGCGCGGCTTGCTGCCGTGGTGTGATCAGCGCCGATGCCTGTTCCCTCGCCAAGTACGGTGGGCACTCGTGGCTGCGCAGGGTGCCATCGGCAGTGAagcctcttcttccttgA
- a CDS encoding putative mRNA capping methyltransferase: protein MSQNQAAAAYDDVTRKRKDDWSSQQVAFRHFNNFVKKALIQFSLDCVLANRAASPSEGAAVLDLASGRGGDIGKWFFMQSPPQSNLRAPSAALHTSVYDCYDVSRECINEAERRCKEMIAAMKRPPQCGASFTVADCFTESFLRGTLPCSPHFGRYSVVSIQFAFHYACKSLDLIRDVFSAVSDALAPGGVVLITTVDIAMLSKRAAEGTLGNELYSIFFPHPPEYAAASNGNALLVTGTEYHFRLDGFVDCTEYVVPHDAVVRIASEARLRLCERMSKPFSEFVPEYSANWKANKGNKLSQAELELVTLYRALCFVKEKVSL, encoded by the coding sequence ATGTCACAGAaccaggcggcggcggcgtacgATGACGTGACACGAAAGCGGAAAGACGACTGGAGTAGTCAGCAGGTGGCGTTTCGACACTTCAACAACTTTGTAAAGAAGGCCTTGATTCAGTTTTCTCTCGACTGCGTGCTGGCCAATAGGGCTGCCTCGCCGTCAGAGGGTGCGGCGGTTCTCGATCTTGCCAGTGGACGAGGCGGGGACATTGGTAAGTGGTTTTTCATGCAAAGTCCCCCGCAGAGCAACCTCCGAGCGCCGTCGGCTGCCCTGCACACCTCCGTTTACGACTGCTACGATGTCTCTCGCGAGTGTATCAACGAGGCGGAGAGACGGTGTAAGGAGATGATAGCCGCGATGAAGAGACCGCCGCAGTGTGGTGCTTCGTTCACGGTGGCTGACTGTTTCACCGAGTCGTTTCTACGAGGCACCTTGCCCTGTTCTCCGCATTTTGGTCGCTACAGCGTTGTGTCGATTCAGTTTGCGTTCCACTATGCCTGCAAGAGTCTCGATCTCATCCGCGACGTCTTCTCCGCTGTCTCCGATGCTCTCGCTCCCGGTGGTGTGGTGCTCATCACGACAGTCGACATAGCGATGCTCTCCAAGCGGGCGGCGGAGGGCACGTTAGGCAACGAGCTGTACAGCATTTTTTTTCCTCATCCACCCGAGTACGCCGCAGCCTCCAACGGCAACGCCTTGCTTGTCACGGGCACCGAATACCACTTCCGTCTGGATGGCTTCGTCGACTGCACCGAGTATGTGGTGCCGCACGATGCGGTGGTGCGAATCGCGAGTGAGGCCCGACTGCGGCTCTGCGAGCGCATGTCGAAGCCTTTCTCCGAGTTTGTCCCGGAGTACTCTGCAAACTGGAAGGCAAACAAGGGCAACAAGCTCAGTCAGGCAGAGCTGGAGCTTGTGACCTTGTACCGCGCTCTGTGCTTCGTGAAAGAGAAGGTATCACTCTAG
- the DPMS gene encoding dolicholphosphate-mannose synthase, whose translation MQYSIIVPAYKECGNLEPLIRRVFAAVTEQGFPTQNVEMLIVDDNSRDGSKEVVDRLHEEGFNVHMDVRTTERGLSSAVIHGLRHTSGAYKLVMDADLQHPPECVPALFKALGRDGVEFVCGTRYGVGIEVDKNWPAHRRLISWGARLLARPLTTLSDPMSGFFAIRDGVFKRHAGEVNSIGYKIALELFVKCRVQCFEEVGFNFATRTYGESKLTGKVILHYLEHLYALYLFKLGRLFYVFVVVAVLFAIYLLAFLYHSLF comes from the coding sequence ATGCAGTACTCCATTATCGTTCCCGCATACAAGGAATGCGGGAACTTGGAGCCGCTGATACGCCGCGTTTTCGCTGCTGTGACGGAACAGGGTTTCCCCACGCAGAATGTCGAGATGCTCATCGTGGACGATAACTCGCGTGATGGGTCGAAAGAGGTTGTTGATAGGCTTCACGAAGAGGGTTTCAACGTGCACATGGATGTTCGTACGACGGAGCGTGGgctgagcagcgccgtcatTCACGGTCTGCGTCACACCAGTGGTGCCTACAAGCTTGTGATGGACGCCGACCTACAGCATCCGCCAGAGTGCGTGCCAGCGCTGTTCAAAGCCCTCGGCCGCGATGGGGTCGAGTTCGTCTGCGGCACGCGCTACGGCGTCGGGATCGAGGTCGACAAGAACTGgccggcgcaccgccgcctcatTTCTTGGGGGGCGCGCCTGCTGGCCCGGCCTCTCACCACCCTTTCCGATCCCATGTCGGGCTTCTTCGCGATTCGCGATGGTGTCTTCAAGCGGCACGCCGGCGAGGTGAACTCGATCGGGTACAAGATTGCGCTGGAGCTGTTCGTCAAGTGCCGCGTGCAGTGCTTCGAGGAGGTAGGCTTCAATTTTGCGACTCGCACCTATGGCGAATCGAAGCTGACCGGCAAGGTGATCCTCCACTATCTCGAGCACCTCTACGCTCTGTACCTGTTCAAGCTGGGCCGTCTCTTCTACGTGTTCGTCGTGGTGGCTGTGCTGTTCGCCATCTATCTCCTGGCATTTCTTTACCATTCGCTCTTCTAG
- a CDS encoding fructose-6-phosphate2-kinase/fructose-2,6-bisph os phatase-likeprotein, which produces MVLVHLRASNVYDVGGMNEANTIDFKHMVGVEYHTQREVVRSPPSLTDTKVNHVAMVSMGLYRFSNATSPVVIFVSSEERCSMPARFFCTRFVHYFRWIGESVQLFVASKSFQDHRPTPYATQRDTWLQENRRCVSAALDYFDSNPKLGFVATPVAVIFTDCDCADARAALVSLLPPERSFLIRHVRFAEEWESHKHNSYRFIDVSLQRQALRASRSSGSVVCSSLTSFLNSMLPTLYQLYSAEPLEGAPGETLKSFPPIFFTRHGQSEYNVEDRLGGDPDLTETGRIDAEDIAHFFERQVKTNVNLFDHRTTVWEEDGDFEVWCSQLRRTQRTAQPTADILSHGVLKPFKSLNEIHAGICEDMTNEEVKSLYPFIQRFRHTDKVGFRYPDGESYVDLVRRLTPLLNDLNNCTKCVVVVAHQAVLRTMLSFFGGRPVEEAVHVPCPQRTIWACTMNRLGEPQLAEIALSPRQSQDKRPDVHWQGW; this is translated from the coding sequence ATGGTCCTCGTCCACCTGAGGGCGTCGAACGTGTACGATGTGGGGGGCATGAATGAAGCAAACACCATCGACTTCAAACATATGGTGGGGGTAGAGTACCACACCCAGCGAGAGGTGGTTCGCTCACCGCCGTCTCTCACAGACACCAAAGTCAATCATGTGGCGATGGTGAGCATGGGACTATACCGTTTCTCGAATGCGACGAGCCCAGTTGTCATCTTTGTCAGCTCCGAGGAGCGGTGCAGCATGCCGGCGCGGTTCTTCTGCACCCGCTTTGTGCATTACTTTCGGTGGATAGGCGAGAGCGTACAGCTGTTTGTGGCCTCCAAGAGCTTCCAAGATCACCGTCCGACGCCGTACGCGACGCAGCGGGATACATGGCTTCAAGAAAACCGACGGTGCGTGTCGGCTGCCTTGGACTACTTCGACTCGAATCCGAAGCTGGGCTTCGTCGCCACTCCCGTTGCAGTTATATTTACTGACTGCGACTGCGCGGATGCCCGTGCAGCACTGGTGAGTTTGCTCCCCCCTGAGCGCTCTTTTTTAATTCGGCACGTGCGGTTTGCGGAGGAGTGGGAGAGCCACAAGCACAACTCCTATCGCTTTATCGACGTTAGCCTCCAGCGGCAGGCACTGCGCGCGTcacggagcagcggcagcgttgtCTGCTCCAGCCTCACCAGTTTTCTCAACAGTATGCTTCCGACACTATATCAGCTGTACTCGGCGGAGCCGCTGGAGGGCGCACCAGGCGAGACACTCAAGTCGTTCCCGCCAATCTTTTTCACCCGCCACGGGCAATCCGAGTACAACGTTGAGGACCGACTCGGCGGAGACCCGGACTTGACGGAGACCGGCCGCATCGACGCCGAAGACATCGCCCATTTTTTTGAGCGTCAAGTCAAGACGAATGTAAACTTGTTCGACCATCGCACCACCgtgtgggaggaggacggcgacTTTGAGGTGTGGTGCAGCCAGCTGCGACGCACCCAGCGCACAGCGCAACCCACCGCCGACATACTGTCCCACGGTGTTCTCAAGCCGTTCAAGTCGCTCAACGAGATTCATGCTGGCATCTGCGAGGACATGACCAACGAGGAAGTGAAGTCCCTCTACCCCTTCATCCAACGCTTTCGGCATACTGACAAGGTCGGGTTCCGCTACCCGGACGGCGAATCGTATGTCGACCTCGTCCGCCGACTCACACCCCTGTTAAACGACTTGAACAATTGCACGAAGTGCGTGGTGGTTGTCGCGCACCAAGCCGTGCTCCGTACTATGCTATCTTTCTTCGGCGGGCGGCCAGTAGAAGAGGCCGTGCATGTCCCGTGCCCACAGCGCACCATCTGGGCGTGCACAATGAACCGCCTTGGAGAACCGCAGCTGGCTGAGATAGCCTTGTCGCCTCGCCAGAGTCAAGACAAGAGACCCGATGTTCACTGGCAGGGCTGGTAG
- a CDS encoding putative peptidyl-prolyl cis-trans isomerase: MGVIRTVMKAGSGATPKPGQTITVHCTGYLADGKKKFWSTHDDKNPFTFNVGVGQVIRGWDEGMMQMQLGETAELLMTADYAYGDRGFPAWNIPSNAALLFEIELLKIQ, translated from the coding sequence ATGGGCGTCATTCGTACGGTCATGAAGGCGGGCAGTGGCGCCACCCCAAAGCCCGGGCAGACGATCACCGTGCACTGCACCGGGTACTTAGCGGATGGGAAGAAGAAGTTCTGGTCCACCCATGATGACAAGAACCCGTTCACCTTTAACGTGGGTGTCGGTCAGGTAATTCGCGGCTGGGATGAGGGCATGATGCAGATGCAGCTCGGGGAGACGGCAGAGTTGCTCATGACGGCCGACTACGCGTACGGTGATCGCGGCTTTCCTGCCTGGAACATCCCGTCAAACGCCGCACTGCTGTTCGAGATTGAGCTGCTGAAAATCCAGTAG
- a CDS encoding putative serine peptidase clan SF, family S26B, with translation MPWRQWWSAIRCSQYGDVPFVLLGVFIGWNSDVSCAVKGVSMVPTLHPGEYIVFVPYTMLQVRRWFNAPLVNLSDVVVVKVSDDLSVCKRVVKCTSSRTQAEEWGKEHYVEVMPALYSPPAAQHTNGDDEDSTEIDSVANSERAYFDYVARNTVRSKDWDSCIDRIPNPSQWVWLEGDNKSESFDSRRCGPVPIECIRGLVLASIWPSPHTLQRPPPPPRASQLH, from the coding sequence ATGCCGTGGCGGCAATGGTGGTCGGCGATTCGCTGCTCCCAGTACGGAGACGTCCCTTTTGTGCTTCTCGGCGTTTTCATCGGCTGGAACAGTGATGTGAGCTGTGCCGTGAAGGGGGTATCCATGGTGCCCACCCTACACCCCGGTGAGTACATCGTCTTTGTCCCGTACACAATGCTTCAGGTCCGCCGCTGGTTCAATGCCCCTCTGGTAAACCTGAGTGATGTGGTGGTCGTCAAGGTGTCCGATGACCTTTCAGTTTGCAAGAGAGTTGTCAAGTGCACCTCTAGCAGAACACAGGCTGAGGAATGGGGCAAGGAGCACTACGTGGAAGTGATGCCTGCGCTGTACAGCCCGCCGGCTGCACAGCACACGaatggcgacgacgaggactCGACAGAGATCGACAGTGTGGCAAACTCGGAGCGGGCCTACTTCGACTACGTTGCCCGTAACACCGTCCGCTCTAAAGACTGGGACTCGTGCATTGATCGCATCCCCAATCCCTCTCAGTGGGTTTGGCTGGAGGGCGACAACAAATCCGAGAGCTTCGACTCTCGCCGTTGTGGACCAGTGCCCATCGAGTGCATCCGTGGTCTTGTCCTTGCATCCATTTGGCCCTCTCCTCACACCCTTCAGCGacccccaccgccaccgcgggCGTCGCAGCTTCACTGA
- a CDS encoding putative DNA damage repair protein, producing the protein MTAMSRSVRDQVNSLQHFQQHSRLYFIGQWRTKMEDVFREWFVAHPEWNHGTLEQQRTFVHIDMDAFFCSVQLAKPEYAHLKTKPVGIAAGKYNSDISSCNYVARSYGIHAGMYVNSAKERCPELVTLGYDLEACERVAKTLYQIIFDLFPTGVKMSMEVYSIDEVMLAADTTDYALLQPFCETVRRELFSATGCTASCGIGPNIMLARVATDRGKPNGICVVHAKDVAQTMTSLPLKYIHGAGASTMEKICRALREQGILDERTDAGGVTCGSVQKLKREALQRILGKRQGETFYHLVRGEDGRVVTRTGDPEDQRHLGKRIPNAVGCSMNYAVRPEGVDDVWKIVRQLLEDVCTKLRRTDAVAQGLRVTLLERHPLHPKETQKYMGRGKCVEVHLPIKLPHAMAADEVEAMELEIRKAVAPLLVASRAISDAERAAQLGLSPNEMDLVIWTVAIASLRDIVVEDLRGMTVQATGLRQKQQAPFTRQRLSGQQMTLATGFFNAKRPRTQDVVTVVEPTPAQPPSDTVRGPPADSCLDAATLYLLYAQPWPHRDDATAAQWRCGCESACRQLDYPAVKAYLRCALAKLSEWPEPQEAAGTFQQLLSFANTRLPAPLDFL; encoded by the coding sequence ATGACAGCGATGAGCCGGAGCGTGCGTGATCAGGTGAACAGCCTGCAGCACTTTCAGCAGCACTCACGACTTTATTTCATTGGGCAGTGGAGGACGAAGATGGAGGATGTGTTTCGTGAGTGGTTCGTCGCGCACCCAGAGTGGAACCATGGTAcactggagcagcagcgcaccttTGTCCATATCGACATGGACGCCTTCTTCTGCTCCGTGCAGCTGGCAAAGCCCGAGTACGCCCATCTGAAGACGAAGCCAGTGGGCATTGCTGCGGGCAAATACAACAGCGACATCTCCTCCTGCAACTACGTGGCGCGCTCATACGGCATTCACGCCGGGATGTACGTGAACTCCGCGAAAGAGCGCTGCCCAGAGCTGGTAACCCTCGGCTACGACCTCGAGGCATGCGAGCGCGTCGCCAAGACTCTCTACCAAATCATCTTTGATTTGTTTCCGACAGGTGTAAAAATGTCAATGGAGGTGTACAGTATCGATGAGGTGATGCTGGCAGCTGACACCACCGACTACGCTTTGCTGCAGCCCTTCTGCGAGACCGTTCGCAGGGAGCTGTTCAGCGCAACAGGGTGCACGGCTTCATGCGGAATCGGGCCCAACATTATGCTGGCGCGCGTCGCCACAGACCGCGGCAAGCCGAACGGGATCTGCGTCGTCCACGCCAAGGACGTGGCACAGACCATGACCTCGCTTCCGCTGAAGTACATCCACGGTGCGGGCGCGAGCACGATGGAAAAAATCTGCCGCGCGCTGCGTGAGCAGGGCATCCTAGACGAGAGGACCGACGCGGGCGGCGTCACATGCGGATCTGTGCAAAAATTGAAGCGTGAGGCTTTGCAGAGAATCCTTGGCAAGAGGCAGGGCGAGACATTCTACCATCTAGTCCGCGGCGAGGACGGCCGCGTCGTCACGCGCACGGGCGATCCAGAGGACCAGCGGCACCTAGGTAAGCGGATCCCCAACGCTGTTGGTTGTTCCATGAACTACGCGGTGCGTCCTGAGGGGGTGGACGACGTATGGAAGATCGTCCGTCAACTGCTGGAAGATGTGTGTACCAAGCTGCGGCGCACCGATGCAGTTGCCCAGGGGCTTCGCGTCACCCTACTGGAACGGCATCCGCTGCATCCGAAGGAGACGCAAAAGTACATGGGCCGCGGCAAGTGCGTGGAGGTGCATCTGCCAATCAAGCTTCCGCACGCGATGGCGGCTGACGAGGTGGAAGCGATGGAGCTGGAGATCCGGAAGGCGGTTGCCCCGTTGCTGGTGGCATCGCGAGCTATATCCGATGCGGagcgggcggcgcagctgggcCTCTCGCCAAACGAGATGGATCTCGTGATTTGGACCGTCGCTATCGCGTCTCTGCGTGATATCGTCGTCGAGGATTTGCGCGGTATGACGGTGCAGGCGACGGGTCTTcggcagaagcagcaggcgccTTTCACACGTCAGCGCCTCAGTGGGCAGCAGATGACCCTCGCAACGGGCTTCTTCAACGCGAAGCGACCGCGCACACAGGATGTAGTGACAGTGGTAGAGCCCACACCCGCGCAGCCTCCATCTGACACTGTGCGTGGGCCACCTGCTGACAGCTGTCTAGACGCCGCGACACTCTATCTGTTGTACGCTCAGCCGTGGCCACATCGTGATGACGCTacagcggcgcagtggcGTTGTGGCTGCGAGAGTGCCTGCCGTCAGCTCGACTACCCTGCTGTGAAGGCGTACCTTCGCTGTGCCCTGGCGAAGCTATCCGAGTGGCCCGAGCCGCAGGAGGCCGCAGGGACtttccagcagctgctctccTTCGCGAACACCCGTCTTCCGGCGCCGCTCGACTTCTTGTGA